One window of Watersipora subatra chromosome 3, tzWatSuba1.1, whole genome shotgun sequence genomic DNA carries:
- the LOC137390165 gene encoding mitogen-activated protein kinase kinase kinase 13-A-like: MHPTANEPKSPARMTGCRRPSYITVTKEPLKQLKVMLPGHGSTSASSHDADGISHSPDSDFFSSSSLQLSESTSQVDFTAPSTPQRQSTNQTDRRSVSKGPAHASLANKSASEPQPHWISGIITCLRPVWSFIGRAALEEKLRDGSFEVKFEEITDLRYIGSGAQGSVYYGKLRGQEVAVKKLRHSKDTNIKHLRRLSHPNVIAFKGVCSQTLCHSIIMEYCAYGQLYEVLRDQREIPPQLLFSWAQQIASGMNYLHLNKIIHRDLKSPNILISHNDVLKISDFGTSRQFHEHEQSMTMSFAGTYAWMPPEVIKNEPCSEKVDVWSYGVVLWELLTGEIPYKDVDSTAIIWGVGSSSLLLPIPEDMPEGFKLLLKQCWSTRPRNRPSFRHILMHLEIASPSLLGTDADEFYEMQMVWKTQIKRRFESLRLEGCSSYLNSAKEDISGAHQQLAEESRNFQDLIGQYKKKLVQTNNLYMDLSSVMLQLEQRERDIVRQERMLAKKKRTLKSSKSTDDSLGVSFVPSSPLNQLKKRVDDSISALSIDIPDTPGSPPSPLVNSHCTFGATMTTAESGVITSPKSLCLCDISEPCKCQIDSMYSLDKQKVSRTVSDTLNQNYPFAPCDSGSSHPSAYQDT, encoded by the exons ATGCATCCTACAGCG aATGAACCAAAGTCTCCTGCCAGAATGACTGGGTGCCGTCGACCCTCATATATAACTGTTACCAAAGAGCCCTTGAAACAGCTGAAAGTTATGTTGCCGGGGCATGGCTCGACATCAGCTAGTTCTCATGATGCCGATGGTATTTCACACAGTCCTGACAGTGATTTTTTCTCGTCCAG CTCTCTTCAGTTGTCTGAGAGCACAAGTCAGGTTGACTTCACTGCTCCTTCAACTCCCCAAAGGCAGTCTACTAACCAAACGGACAGGCGGAGTGTGAGTAAAGGCCCAGCTCACGCTAGCCTAGCTAATAAGTCAGCTTCAGAGCCTCAGCCTCATTGGATCAGCGGAATTATTACCTGTCTTCGACCAGTCTGGTCTTTTATTGGCCGAGCGGCTTTAGAGGAGAAGCTCAGAG ATGGCAGCTTTGAGGTAAAGTTTGAGGAGATTACTGACCTTCGGTATATCGGCAGCGGAGCCCAAGGCTCTGTCTATTACGGTAAACTTCGGGGTCAGGAGGTCGCTGTAAAGAAACTGAGACACTCTAAAGATACAAATATCAAGCACCTACGTAGACTGAGCCATCCCAATGTCATCGCTTTTAA GGGCGTCTGCTCACAAACCCTCTGTCACAGTATTATCATGGAATACTGCGCTTATGGCCAGCTTTATGAGGTTCTGAGAGACCAGCGAGAGATTCCACCGCAACTGCTGTTTTCATGGGCGCAACAGATAGCGTCTGGCATGAACTACCTCCACCTTAACAAGATCATACACCGTGACCTCAAGTCTCCAAA CATTCTAATCAGTCACAATGATGTGCTCAAGATATCCGATTTTGGTACAAGCAGACAATTCCACGAGCACGAACAGAGCATGACTATGTCCTTTGCTGGAACTTATGCCTGGATGCCTCCTGAAGTTATCAAGAATGAGCCCTGTTCAGAGAAGGTTGATGTCTG GTCATACGGAGTTGTGCTCTGGGAGCTGCTCACGGGAGAGATTCCGTACAAAGACGTAGACTCTACGGCTATTATATGGGGTGTGGGGAGCTCGAGTCTGCTCTTGCCCATTCCTGAAGACATGCCTGAGGGCTTTAAACTTCTCCTAAAGCAATGTTG GAGCACCAGACCAAGGAATAGGCCTTCATTTAGGCACATTCTCATGCACCTTGAGATTGCATCCCCTTCATTGCTAG GAACTGACGCGGATGAGTTCTACGAGATGCAGATGGTCTGGAAAACTCAGATAAAACGCAGATTTGAAAGTCTTAGACTCGAAGGGTGCAGTTCATACCTGAACAGCGCTAAGGAAGATATATCTGGTGCGCATCAGCAGCTCGCTGAAGAGTCTAG AAATTTCCAAGATCTGATTGGTCAGTATAAGAAGAAACTTGTGCAGACGAACAATCTTTATATGGATTTATCTTCTGTCATGTTACAGCTCGAGCAGAGAGAAAGAGACATAGTCAG GCAAGAGCGGATGCTGGCTAAAAAGAAACGAACTCTCAAATCATCAAAGTCTACGGACGACTCGCTGGGTGTCTCATTTGTGCCATCATCACCGCTTAATCAGCTCAAGAAAAGAGTGGATGACTCCATATCAGCTTTGAGTATTGACATACCAGACACGCCTGGTTCACCACCATCTCCCCTTGTTAATTCTCACTGCACTTTTGGTGCTACTATGACTACCGCCGAGTCTGGTGTTATAACATCACCAAAGTCCCTGTGTTTATGTGACATATCAGAACCTTGCAAATGCCAAATAGACAGCATGTACAGCCTAGATAAACAGAAAGTCTCTCGTACTGTTAGTGACACCTTAAATCAAAACTATCCATTTGCTCCCTGTGATTCAGGTTCATCTCACCCCAGTGCATATCAAGACACGTAG
- the LOC137391632 gene encoding tumor suppressor candidate 2-like: protein MGQTSSNFAKKVGKWALGDNSNEDQQNTKCMTRPKFNPFVYQRPSCMYIDVDGDIAHEFYEQRRVSFKTPNSKKRKTKVIMCKIPPEELRPVGMEELSHPSINVNYPLILCEASMIRPT, encoded by the exons ATGGGGCAAACGTCATCTAACTTTGCAAAAAAGGTAGGAAAATGGGCTCTTGGAGACAATTCTAATGAAGATCAACAGAACACAAAATGCATGACTCGACCAAAGTTCAATCCATTTGTGTATCAACGACCTAG TTGCATGTATATTGATGTGGACGGGGACATTGCCCACGAATTCTATGAACAGCGACGAGTGTCATTTAAAACTCCCAATAGTAAAAAGAGGAAGACGAAAGTGATAATGTGTAAAATACCCCCTGAGGAGTTACGGCCTGTG GGAAtggaggagttgtctcatcCATCCATAAATGTCAACTATCCATTAATACTTTGTGAAGCATCTATGATTAGACCCACTTGA
- the LOC137390069 gene encoding protein Tob2-like — protein MHIEVAAAINLIAANLYNKLPRRRVDAFCEEVEKGIFIKIQGNWHPDNPSKGAAYRCIHVSGEKLDPLFVYAAINSGLDMEEVASYLSKGFVIWINPGEVTFTMGENSQVKVLYTTSKTPQTSVAATTAGSLSEANSISSLPQQPPVSLTSCPTAITSASSDMSSPLSSPDELTSTLSSSFGSLSLSSGGSGSAAATGLWGTTPSPIPWPSSIGDPWSPVSAPKTAPYPWNSDNSYNAINMQPPAFQMGVPSAPRPSNINNKTMTAAMFAQTKFGSTKLKSHTKRSSRLSPTENSTRAMHNPGLLYPSAPMRQAPAVNPALLDRMQTHLSNNVAGDFAIDHFKMAGSPSVNRSVAPSRPPVSSSASTNPIASTSNGTSERYSPCNAPSTLTAMFSPDHDWIDLSDMNLPAGGNPLLAA, from the exons ATGCATATCGAAGTAGCAGCAGCTATCAACCTAATCGCCGCCAATTTATACAACAAGCTACCGCGGCGGCGGGTAGATGCGTTTTGCGAAGAAGTAGAAAAAGGAATATTCATCAAGATTCAAGGCAACTGGCATCCTGACAACCCGAGCAAAGGAGCTGCTTATAGATGCATTCATGTATCTGGAGAAAAACTTGATCCGCTTTTCGTCTATGCCGCGATTAACTCTG GCTTAGACATGGAGGAAGTGGCCAGTTATCTGTCGAAAGGGTTCGTCATTTGGATAAATCCTGGTGAGGTAACATTCACTATGGGAGAAAACAGTCAGGTGAAAGTTTTGTACACAACAAGCAAAACTCCCCAAACATCTGTGGCGGCAACTACTGCCGGATCGCTGAGTGAGGCCAATAGTATTAGCAGTCTTCCTCAGCAGCCTCCAGTGTCTCTTACTTCCTGTCCAACCGCTATTACCTCAGCATCTTCGG ACATGTCTTCGCCTCTAAGTTCTCCGGATGAGCTCACATCCACTCTTTCATCTTCGTTTGGAAGTTTAAGTTTGTCCTCTGGAGGCAGTGGTTCTGCTGCAGCTACAGGATTGTGGGGAACAACTCCTAGTCCTATTCCATGGCCCTCAAGTATTGGTGACCCATGGAGTCCGGTTTCTGCTCCCAAAACTG CTCCTTATCCATGGAATTCTGATAATTCATACAACGCAATCAACATGCAGCCACCAGCATTCCAGATGGGGGTCCCATCAGCGCCAAGACCgagcaatattaacaataagaCAATGACGGCAGCCATGTTTGCACAGACCAAGTTTGGCTCTACAAAGCTAAAGAGCCACACAAAGAGATCAAGTCGTCTTTCCCCTACAGAGAATTCTACGAGAG CCATGCACAACCCTGGTCTGCTCTATCCGAGCGCTCCCATGCGACAGGCACCGGCAGTTAATCCAGCTCTGCTCGATCGCATGCAGACCCATTTGAGCAATAACGTGGCTGGAGACTTTGCCATTGACCACTTCAAGATGGCTGGCAGCCCATCGGTAAACAGGTCAGTCGCTCCCAGCAGGCCACCAGTGAGCTCTTCTGCCAGCACCAATCCAATCGCATCTACCTCTAACG GCACATCAGAGAGATATTCGCCATGTAATGCACCATCCACCCTCACGGCAATGTTCTCTCCGGATCATGACTGGATAGATCTCAGCGATATGAATTTGCCAGCTGGCGGCAACCCTCTTTTGGCAGCCTAA